TTACATAGTGAGGCTTTTTTGGTTGCTCCTTAAGTGAGTAATTGTCTCTTGCTGTGCTCTTTATTGGGTCTTTGGACTTGCCACTGAAACCAGTACTAGTTTCAGATAGTCTGACCCTTTCCAAGGCCTCCACAAGGTCACCCTCTTTTGTCTCCTCAGAGTTCAGAGAGGCCCCAGCAGCAGCCGTCTCCATGGTTTCCCCAGCAGCCGCTCTGGAGACAAACTGGTCCTGTTGCTCGTCCAAAGTATCTTTTTCATGCGTGCGAGTAGAAGCGGGAGAGCTCAACCTGTCCTGAAAAGCATCATCACCTGCAGCAGCATCACTCTGCCTGATCTGCTGTGAGGTAGCTGCTTTGCTGGGGGGAGCACGTTGTTGCATAGTGAAGGCCTGCTTGTACTTGGACTGAAACTCTGTCCTGGCAGCAGACACCAAGCTCTGTCTCTTCTCCTCTTCATCGTGGAGTTCAATTGCAAGGCGGACTTTCTCTGCAAATTCTTTGATCTTTTTCCCTCTGTCAGGCAGAGTTTGTAATAATCTCCTGCAAACGACATGAAGATATTTCATGCTTTATTAGAGAAACCATTTCATTCATCTTAATATGCCGTGTATCCCTAGGGTAGGTTTATCTTTCAGTTTCTCCCCTCTGTACCTTGGTTTACAAGATCCAAAAGTATTATACTATTACACTAGCATCACATTTTCTAACACAACTGCTGTATCATCAGTAGTTTAAATTCTAAGTCATCTGTTCCAAACATTGCACAAAATATCCTCAAATTTATTCAAGTTTCATTTGAAGTGGCTTAGTTGCTCTTATCTCTGGGACAAAAGACCCTGAAATGTAAGGCATAAAACCTAAAACTCGATATTTTAATACTTTATCAAAAAGTGTTTAATTATTTTGCATCATACATGTATGTAGAAGTTTAGGCTCTGTTTTATGAACATGATGTAGGTTAGCATTTCtcccaaaataaataaagttagatTTAGATGTGTGCACACTGATAATTTTGTGGAAGATATGACttatgggaatttgtacaatcTTGACCACAGGTGTGTTGTTCATACAATTACGTGCTAGCAGGAGAAATTAAAGTTTTACCTCCCACAAATATCATTCTCAGTACACTGGCAGGTTCAAAGTTCATTCCCTGTGCTTGTCACTTACTATTTCATGGCTATTGGCACGCTGCATGTCATAGCATGTTTTAGATTTGAAACAACTTTTATGAGCTTTTCAAGCATTTCCAGTGTGATTATATGTCTGATACTGATCTTTTCACAccttatatttacat
This sequence is a window from Cheilinus undulatus linkage group 1, ASM1832078v1, whole genome shotgun sequence. Protein-coding genes within it:
- the polr2m gene encoding protein GRINL1A isoform X1 — protein: MSSSWTESQGQVGDLRHKSTEELQELLLRQEKILSNKRLLQTLPDRGKKIKEFAEKVRLAIELHDEEEKRQSLVSAARTEFQSKYKQAFTMQQRAPPSKAATSQQIRQSDAAAGDDAFQDRLSSPASTRTHEKDTLDEQQDQFVSRAAAGETMETAAAGASLNSEETKEGDLVEALERVRLSETSTGFSGKSKDPIKSTARDNYSLKEQPKKPHYVTVLEKTEKTSAPRKQKFKPNQLLNRSDVSPSGSLSPSRSSEDSSPLSAQARRERDRKHLDDITAAKLPPLHHNPAQLLSLEESAALLRDQTKKQQELQAKLAAQKLSEGLKISMGSYTPDGSPMAAYREVHDEGTQLSSEED
- the polr2m gene encoding protein GRINL1A isoform X2 codes for the protein MPESQGQVGDLRHKSTEELQELLLRQEKILSNKRLLQTLPDRGKKIKEFAEKVRLAIELHDEEEKRQSLVSAARTEFQSKYKQAFTMQQRAPPSKAATSQQIRQSDAAAGDDAFQDRLSSPASTRTHEKDTLDEQQDQFVSRAAAGETMETAAAGASLNSEETKEGDLVEALERVRLSETSTGFSGKSKDPIKSTARDNYSLKEQPKKPHYVTVLEKTEKTSAPRKQKFKPNQLLNRSDVSPSGSLSPSRSSEDSSPLSAQARRERDRKHLDDITAAKLPPLHHNPAQLLSLEESAALLRDQTKKQQELQAKLAAQKLSEGLKISMGSYTPDGSPMAAYREVHDEGTQLSSEED